The genomic interval aaaactatcattacacattgcgtttattctttaaatgtgaaggatcggtaacagatggaggagatcggacagtgaaaaactatgctaaatggatatctctaaccatgaataaggagacatacatatttcagaaaGGAAAtatgaggtaaaagaacaatcattttattccttgaaataaacatggcggcgaaatattttagaaaaactgtgcacgtgttctGCGCATTataatgtttaacgacattttcttgataaaGTAACGCTCGtctgcactattttggcatttctttgatttgaaaataaatattttatagcaatttaggttgcatacgataccaaaattttgcaccaaaaatgttcactcgtTTTCTTCCAAAGCACCGTGGAGATAGGATTCaacgtagctttcatgctcgcaagtttacctacagatatatcttttcaacttttatcatatatattttatgtccttgcatttcgaaagctgtttcgaggattctgatttttcacgtaaagttctaatttcaatttgcggaagtaccttaaatgtTAAAAGCTCACCTTGATTTAATAGAAGAAAGACGTATATTGCCGCTGAAATTCCGCATAAAACAATACAATCTCTCTGCTTTTCCTTGAACCATCTGTAGCTGCGCCTCGGAAATCGTAGAAAGCgcttgaaataaataaaacaacgtAACCTGTTAAATTGCATGGGAAAAAAGAACAGCGCATATGTTTCTttccaaaataacaaaaatatgagTAAAATGGATCatttaatctttaaagaaaaccgtttgtgtgtgtttttaacatagttttagtttaaaagtattttattgtatttgttattaggcatatatacaataatatgaacacaaaagtaacatatacaaTTGGATTGGGCCACGAGTAAATATATCAACATCAGCAAACGGCCCGTTTTTAACATAAGTCATAGCTTAAAAACTTACATAACTAACCATGACGATATTTGTAGTAACGTCCAGTCCGGAATGCAAAAATATCCTATTGAAAATTTATAATATCGCCCGAATGACAATACGGGGAGCGTTATATTTCGCATGTACGCACGATTTTCACGAAATAATTACTTGTATCGCATAGAGATAATAGAATTTTTTATTACCTCTACACAGGAAGAGTACAtggtatgttatacatgtatatatacagttaacataaagtaattatttaaagtACAGAATCTGATATTAGTATACCATGATTGTATTCAGCACTCTGAGTATTTACAATACATACAATGATATGAGCatattaaagaatatattcaATAACAGTTGGCAAATATCAACTTATATGATTTTGAAGAATGAGTCGGGAAAACTTACACCACTGACCCAATAACTtgtcgaaacgaaatacaagTCAGATGGGCTATGGTCAAACATATCAAGGAGAAATTTCACAAATACTAATACATATACTGTGGATAGCTCCTGCTgattcaaaatgttcaaaaaataGTAAAGCAAATTTGTGACATTTATATtatatcatcataaaataaattgCTTTACTGACAATATGTAAGCATTCCAGAGTCGTTTTTAGAAAATGCTGTAGAATACAAAAAGATAAGATAACTGTTCATTGGGTTGCATGTTGTCATACCatattgattaaatatatttgtcCATATAAATATTTTCCCTTTTCAAGGAGTTCATACAACAAAATAACACTGTGTACTGAGCCAAATTGTTGGTCACTCTGTGACATTTACGACACTGAAGAAATTGAGTTTGgaaatcaattttaatgttatttttaaccATACACTGAAGGGAAATAACCCGTTAACGCAAAACTCTTTAGTACTGACAACAAGTTGTATTTTCTACATATACGTACAATATCGGATATGTATCCTGTATCAGAACAGGGACTTTCAAAAATGCTATCAGTCGATTTACGAATACGACTTTAATGGTAGAATCTGGATGCAAGAGACAAAATTGGCTTAGAAAAGTGAAATTCCTCTTATCAATTTCAGCAACCCAAGTAAATGCATTGACACGTCATCATTAGTACAAGTAAATGCATTGACACGTTATCATTAGTTACTGTACAAGTAAATGCAGTGACACGTCATCATTAGTAGCTCTAGGAAGCCCTTGCATAAACTTTACACAGAATCTGTGGGCAACTTCTAACTTATATAAGTCATTCTTAGTTAGACATGACCACAACTCGCATCCATACAAAGCTTTTAGGATGACAACGCTAGTTCAGTCTAGCTGTAACAATAGCTCGGTTAACACTGTCTACTCGTGTACACTAATGCTAAAATGGTTTTTCACTAGCCAAATACGGTCCTATATAAATTACTCGATggtgtaagaaatttaaaagaagtgtaatttcatttgaaaatgctcAACATGCACGCCGTCCAAAAATGCAACATCCTCAAAAATGGTTGCAAAAGTCAAAGAAATTGTAGCTACTGATGCAAGGTTTACAATCTGGCAAATAGCTTGATGCGCTGGCATCCCAGTAGGAGCTGCTCATACAATTCTCAAGCGAGATTTGAAAATGAGGAAGGTAGttgcaagatggataccccatcTGCTTACAGGAGACCTGAAATTTGCCCGTGTAATAATGGccaaaaattgttgaaacagtTCCCCAAATACGACAGTCGATATTTTGCAAATGTCGTCGCCGGCGATGTGGCGTTAGTTCCTTTTTATGAAGCCATGCGAAAGATCCAGAAAAAAAATGGACCATCAAAGAAAGCAAAATACCTTGCATTGCAAAACGTAACATGAGCGCGAGAATCTACGTGCCAAAAGAAAAATGCGTAAATGAGTTTCTGGTCTTCTGTAAGCAGATGGGGCATCAATctgtataaataataaaagtataaTAATGCATATTTTGTGCACTTGCAGATAAGCGAACTTGACGAGGAAACTTGCCGTTAAAACAGACTAGCTACGCATCAGATTGGTAttacaactttttatcaaaaccAGGTTCAAAAGATGCAAGAAAAAAGTACGAAATGGTTTCAAAATCAGTATATACCGTCTTTTAAGCGTCAAATAACACCAACAAAAGTACTAGTAATGTTAACATCACTAAAATGTTTGTCCTTGTGCAGACGATAGATTTGATGGCGAATCAACATATCAGGCGAGGTGGCAATTACTGATCATAGTTGGCAAAGCATTCTAAATTATTTAGGTCTCTCTGTCTAGAACTGTTGTTCCACGTGTTTAAATACACGCTTTTTTTTATGTTACATACAGCCCTTAGATCGCACAGATTTTGTGTTGATGAGACCTTGCCTTTTGGTGGGTTTCAGTCAATTCCCACATTTACAGCCCAGCGATCATTAGAATATTGGATCAATAATGGcaattttataccttttttgaTATTGGTCCGACATTCAgccaaaattttatttcaacatgtAACCGACCTCTGTCAAAAactatttaagatatattttacgTCTGCTTTACAAAACTGATATCGGGCGGACACCGAGTATCATATCAGTTTCATATCGGCTAAAtataaacagtgattttatttttgCTGGGGTAGAAGAAGTACTTCAAAAAGGTAATGAAAGGTAACATATAAAACAATGATTAGTCGCAATGTAAGACTATCGGATGAATGGAATCACAGATACTTTGTGTTTGGACCAGCTACGACCTTGTCCCGATTCACACTTTAGCCAAATGCAATAAATACCGTCGAGCAAATCATATCAGctccccaaataaaaaaaaatatttaaacttaatccATTCTTTCGAAAATGATTGAAATACTCTCTTCTGATTTACAAGAGATTGGCGCAAAATGTAAAAgcaaattaatttttattaaactgaTATTTTGGGAGCTTTTATGATGTTGTTCGAAGGtaagttagtaagtaagtaagtaaattctttatttatagagggtgACTCAGTTATCTGAATGCTAATCTTCCATGAGACCCTCTTAAGAAGCCAACACGTGTATATACAGAACAAAGTGCACAATAAACATGCACTGATTGCATTTAAAAGTGCAAATGCATATATCAAAGCTGTATGTAGGTATGTAAAAATTAGTAACGGCATTTTACGAAATCAtcattttcataactgaaatgaCTAAGACAGCGTAGATACATCGTGAAAcaggacaaaattaaaataatatacaagTCTGAACATGCTCTAAATCACAGAGAACGGCTTATGGTATGCAGTTGTATTTGTCCATTTGAAACTCTCCATACTTCCAACtacagaaaacttaaaaaaaaaacccggacTTTTCTTCTGGTCCTGAGGGTGTGtggttttcagaagttacactgtggaaataaaacaaatacatatcagaaaaaaaagagtttaCTTTACGTAATTTTCATCCAGTGGAGACATGATGATATAAACCATTGTATTGAGGTACATATTGCATTTGGGCTAATTATGGACTGTTGGTCCAAACTCAAAGTATCCGtgaatgaaatttcatttatgaattgaaataatatcaCGTGCCCTATAAACAACATTAATTTTTCGCGCTCACTAGTCATCGCGACTTTCAACTCAGTGTAACTATTTATGCAAGAAACAGATCCTGCGGACCGGGCTCTGTATGCTGTACATGTACCGCTGTACGTCTGCCGATTGAACGCGTGAGGAGCAATGTGAAAGCTAGGGCACGCGCAGGAACGCGGCATTATTGCGGAGTATTggtattttaattaaaacataacatccttcattatttgttttcatttcactCAAGCCCGATGATAAACCATGGCTGGCAGTGTTCGCAGCATGGGGTTGGGAAAGCTCGCGGCACGGAAAATTCGTGCGTGTGTTTGGGGTCGGTGACTTAAAGGCCATCACAAGTAAACACCATCTGTTTGCAAAAAATAGTCTACATAGATTACTTATGGTACTCTTTAGATTGTACGGAAGAATGGTACTAAAACAGAACTGCAGTTTTCCTTGTTTTGCATTTACTTCTTTGTTTACTTTAGAACTATGGATTCTTAGCCGGTCTTCCTCCCATTATAATGTACTGTAAACACAAAAGATTAGCAGAGTAATCACACTCTTGTTCTGTTTCTTCCTCCCAATTTCTTTggtaataaacaaaaatatttgaacatttcaacATACAATATTGACAAAACttatatttcaaagttttcttttCGACATCGTCAACAGGCCATCGTATTAAGATAAGTGCCAAAACATCTCTAGTTGGCGGGGAGAccaatttcattttaattcacCCAACCCAATGTTTTAATGTGATCTATTGTGATTGTTCTATGCTTTCTAACGAACGATTCGGTCAAATTAGGTCTCTTGTTTCAATTGAATGGTCTTGTTTACTAAACAAAACGGTCAGTTGAACACAAGACTGCTATGAAACTATAAATACCATAATACCTGATAGATAGCTCAAGGACAGAAATAAAAGCCAGTAGATTAACTCTTATTTCTAGATCTCTTCAATATCCATGCACCATTCCTTAATTATGTTTGATTTATGTCATGATCATCAAACTGAGGCGAACGTGCATATTTCTAAGTTcaagtttacattttataatgtaatcCATCATTAAACTAgttaaatccattttttttcagaatacgCCCTCATGTTCTtaccttgaaatattttaaatatattgttcATCATTAAACTGCCTATCATAATGTTAAACACTTAAAACACTCAGCTTAATTAGTTTCTTTGGCATACTATTTATTCTATCTAAAGTAAAGGTAAAGCAAGTGTGTATAAAGCTCATGTCAAACTGTCAGAAATAACAATAAAGTTACCTTTATAAATGGTTTCCCGACGTTACGTTACGCGAGGGGTGTTCAAAATTCTTGACAAGCGAGACCTATGTGTCCAAATGCCTTAATGTTATTACAAACATTCATTTAATTTGCGAACAATTAACGTGTGATTCTAAAGAAATTTGAATATCATCAAGtcataaaaataatctttttttttttacttgaaagttgaacagaaatgaaatatgtaattgttaatttGTTACTTTGCTGATATTCTTGAATttcgtgggggtggggggtggggggcactgCCTATAAAAACTCGGCATTtttgaagaattatatatatatatatatgtatatatttgcatTCTGAAATTTCTCATAAACAGGTTCAACATCGTTTTCAGcaattattttgaagaaaaaaacaactctgtccatttaatttctttataaatgaaacatttttaaaagtggaAGATGGAGGCAACGGAACAGTAGGTGGCACTACGTTAAATCttgtagattgttggtaaaaatgttgcTCGTTTACAAACAATTGTGAGATGTTAATTATATTCtcctttttttctatatataaattATGTCGATTTATTAAAGAGTTATTATGTGCATTTTTACAATAGTTGTTCCCTTAGATTTAATTGCAAATGGCAATCTGTAAAAATACgatttgtaaaaagaaaagtcATTAacactctgcctttgcgaccagcgcggagcaagatcagcctgcatatcatggtctgcactgttcgctattcagtcagtaaattttcattgaacaccccttcgaataataaatggtactgcccaagttgaacgatggaccagtccatattagaaaaataacagggtaagggttaaatcaaCGAACATATATGTCAGTATGTCAATAAAACGGCAATTCTCTAGTGAACATGTTTTCTTGctgtttatttttgtacaaaacaacgCTTTCTTTATATGGTTTGGTTCCGTTTTGATATCTTTTAACCTGAATCTAACATTCAAGAATCTAAAATGATTTATCGTGTTTTAGCTCCACAACCTTTCCTTTGTATTTGTGTCCAAGTTAGGAGTTACTGATACTGTAATCAAATGTCCCCCCCCCTGAGATTTGAACCTGTGACTCTCAGAACTTTTCCCTTACAAAACTGTGCACTTGTTATCAAATACGGAGTTTGGTTGTGCATTTTGAACAACCCCTTGCTATAAAAGATATATGGTTTTACCTATAAAATGTAGACACCGTTATacaaataatgttttacaaacttcttcttacatattattttatttataaactgtTTGTTTGCCGCtatatgctgtttttttttttaaataaaaaaaattcaaattataaagatATTGAAATTGCTAATGAATGCGTTTCTTATGCAACAAGCCGATCCATAGGTATGTTGGCgttttaatttaaacatacatTATAGAGTTTtcattacaatatatattattaaataaattatctaacctttatctaaatattttcaaattcaaattcatttGCTTGTTATGAAATCATTATCACCGGCCGGATCACAGCAACAATGATGTCGTAGGGCTACGGTTggtgtctctctctctctctctccctctctctctctctctctctctctgaaagGATGTGCACTTTgatgatacatacaaaatgtattaccAGCGGCAAGTCACACATTGGTGTGCATGGCTATATTGAGAAGGGGAGTGGGTTCAcctacatattttttcaaatattcattgGTTTTAAGTAAAACAAGCAATTACATCATATATGCattaatttatatacatttaattaatgcaggaattttttcttaaaatatgaaaactcagAGAGTTGATGCGAGACGCTAAATAACtgatttctttattaatttattagaATTCATTCTTTTATCACATTAGCGTTCAAATACTATAGTAAATATATTCCAATAACTAAAACATATCACCTGCTTATAAATACTACTGATATTATATTCTGATTTGTTAGCAAAGCGAGCAGAACATTTCTGATAAAATGATCTGAGGTCTGAATTTTTGGCTATCAAAAATGGGGTTTGGAAGTCACTAGGTATGTCCAGGAACAAAGCCCCAGGGAAAATGTTTAGCATATTTTACACAATTCGAGCGTGAATATTCGACAAAATATCACCTGTCAAATTGCAAAACATTGACTTAAACTGCCAATCTCGCAATTTCAAGCtatcaaacatacatgtatatgcttaCCGGATATCAAGGGAGTGCGAGCTAGCAGTGACACACCTTCCATCTATTGGATCCACCTTTGCAGCTTTAATACTTTAAAGACCCAGCATAACCTAGTGTCCTGCATTTCCGTTAAATacacttcatgaaaatcattctaataCAGCTGTACTACATTATATGTAGATGAACGATATAGGCGGTTCCTGAATTAGCTCCATTTTCTTacttattctttctaaaaaagataaattattaTCTTAAAACAAAATGTGATCTTAAGTTGAACTTAATTAAGTACGTACAATACAATATTATGCAAAttctttcaataaaatgtttagacattcgACTAACCGTCTTGGCATAATAcgtgtcactgtcagtttgtaactatatattgattatgttcattgaaatcctcaacacgACTACAACCTGATTCAGAAATGTACACCCCAAATGATGTTGCCTTGGGTACTGGGGAAATTTaaattactaaaattaaaataaccCCTATTATCACAACTTTTGGTATGTATAACATTATTATGAATAGAGAAATGAAGCGATAATGTCCGTCATtctaaacaatataaaacaaatctgTGACAAGAggcatgggggtggggggattGGGGCGGTCACAATCTGTTCGCTTGTCTggaaactgcattcccaaacctgacgtaacTTTTGTTCATTGAAAGGGAGAAGAACTTGTAAttgttaattttaaacttatgCAAGATTTCGTCAGAATATATCACCGACCAAAATGAGTGTATATACTTTATCgagtgtcaatatgtggacggagtgtgtagtgtgtaactttgaataagatatcataCAGTGTGAAAGACCGTTTGGATAACGTAGTGGTCCGCTTCAACAGATGAAGATGTGAGAAAACATTGAGTGTTTACCACAGACTTGTGCGGAAAAGTATGACTTTTTGctggaaaaaaatatacaaaaaaatattcaaatgtacTGGCTTAGCAATATTGTAAACAATGTCGGGAAAAAACTCTACTCTGTTCGTTATTAAAGAAGAACGTATCaaagaataactgtattcttttgtgctTCCATGATGGTGACtgtacatgatttgcatgaaaaaaggagaaatagaaatatattacaaataagcttcttcggTAAGACTACCATTACTATAAATTACGGAAATACTTTgctaattttttattttattatcgttATTCAGATCTGGTTTTaaatttaatagtaatttaaagacacttctacGAGAATATATAACCATattttttatggggatgtagTTTACAGACTTCTTAAAATTTTGGGTTATGGCAATTTTCTGATTGTATTTGGTAGATTAGGTTTGATCCAACTGTTTTGAGAAACACTGCATATTTACAGTTGGACGTAACgctttcctttttgtttttatcttgaGGGAACACgcggaggactctatgataggtagttcttaaatcccaccaggactgagctattttgatttctgtcttctagcctgtttcgtcggacccttaaCGGTATTTCCGTGCTGTCTGTCGGAAGGACAAGGAAAAGGATTGTTATATAAATTtatagcatttttgtgttttacataccaagccttctgttgcctttacgtgtgttagagattcacctggcggtgATAACCATCATTTACACTGTCCTATGACTTTGGAACTAgcgggggtaagagtgaggttggtgCACCATAAACCATGCAGTTAAAGCTTCCTAGCGGTGTTTGTTTTGCCACTGAtccttccaaggcggtgccccaccgtGTTCCTTAATTTGTTCGAGTGTGCACGTCCGCGTTGTGGTatgggaggctgcatttttggaacgtggctttccctattgaatattataaatcaaaatagctcagtccggGTGGTATTTAAGAACaacctatcatagagtcctccgcctgttccgtcagacaaaaACAAAGAGGAGCACGTAGCGGctaactgtaaaagggttgaacgcTAAACTTTCAGCAGCTggatcataacctcttttaataaaacattctaTAATGTTACTAAACACAATCAGAAAATTGCCAAGACATAACGGACATTTATCAATTTTATCGTATCGTTTGCAATTCATATCTAACTTGAATAATGCATGTTTTGTGTGCATGTAATACATGATGTATATAAGCGAAATTTCACTAAACGTCGACTTGCCCAATATCTCTGATATTTACCTGGAGGTGCGTAGACACTTTATTTAACGTAACAACATAATCTGCcctaataaattattttcaaattccctTCAAACTTTTTATCGATCCGATTCGGATAGGCTGTCAATGGTAAAATCATTCGAACGTTCCGGGTATATATTgttatttcaaaacacaaatgtaatatatacggtggatttttttttaatggaaaaggTATTGCAAAATTTGTACGAAGATTATTCTCTTTGATCTGGTTTACTGAATTACGCAGCCCGTTTTGTAGTTGTTGGATTTACGAAAAAATCGTTTTTCTTCACCGATATAAGTAAAGCGTAaatatggtaatattttgttttagggGTAGGCAACCTAAAACAATTTCACATGTACAACATTTCTTAGACATGCCAATATTTCCATTCCATTTTGaagtttcgtttttgtcatgaAACTCGtttgcatataatttaaaatacatCTTGTCAAAGCGGAGCGTCTACGCTATGCCGGTTACCTTTAGTTGAGTAATGAGACAGGATTCTCACTAGCGTATTGTTTCACAAAGAATTACGGCAACAGATAGAAACATCCCAAATACATGTACTagcagaaaatgttaaaattcatgttCATGTTAACATTATGCAACTATGATACAGTTACAATGGGGAATGTATGAATTTTCATATTCTGTGTAGAAAGTATTTTATCCTGTAAATACTAGTGTAGTACATCAGACTTTTTTCTACAGCACTGATAAATTGCTTAATGTATTAATTTAATTACTCATTCTCCTGTTACTTAAGTATCCTGGCCAAATTTTAAAGTTGTATTTAGCCACCTATATATGTAAATCACGTCAAACAAGAATCTAACTGACTTGGTATTGTTAAACCAGTCAAATTTTACAATCCAACATAGTCAAATGTGTCAGAGAAATTGTgattattgttttttatatatttaattagtttgttttatatgtcaCATGCtcaatttgaaatgaaattttgaaatctcAGTTCTGAAAGCCACTTGTATTGTCTTTTTCAGATACATTTTTTGTCTCGAGATGAAGCGAAGGTTCCTCCACAAAGAGTCTTTGCTTCTGTTGTTCATcgtttgcatacttgtttacatttCTGGAAATTTCTTCGTCGTAAATGGTGGATCAGAGGGACTGAATTTATTTTTGAACTTGCGCGAATATTCGTACAATGTGCATATACCCTTGAAGTTACCATTGTTTAAGAGATCTCCTAAAAGGCTTGTTCGAGATGTTGACTGTGTCGCAATCTTAAACGGTGACAAGTTAGAAATAAAAAAGGCGAACAAACTgatgaaaactggaaataaatcGCAAAAACTCATTACAGACAGAGAATATATTCAGCTTACAGCAGATTGTGACAGTTTTAAAAGAACGAGAAgctatgataattatttttcatcgAGGGAAGAAGTTGAACTTCCAATCGCGTACAGCATTTTGCTTTATAAAGACGTTGAACAGGCTGAGAGATTACTACGCGCGATTTATACACCACAGAACTACTTTTGTTTGCACGTTGATGCAGATTCTAAACAAGAAGTACACGATGCTATTCAGGGAATTGCaaattgttttaataatgtttttgttgtttctagAAAGGAATACGTGGTCTACGCGGGTTTTACGCGGTTACAAGCAGACATAAACTGTATGGAGAATTTGTTACAACATGGAAAAGATTGGGAATACTTTATAAATTTGCCGAGTCAAGAATATCCATTAAAAACGAacaaagaaattgtaaaaattctGAGAATTTATAACGGAGCAAATGATATCGAAGGCTTGACCAGTAATCGGATGTTGGAATATAGATATAAACATCGGTTTATTTATAGACATGTTAATAATAAGATCAAACCAAGAGCATTTATATCTAAGCAAGCAAAAGACAAACCGCCATATAATATTACTGTTGTAAAAGGAAGTGCTTATGGTATTTTCAGTCggaaatttgttcattttatagtaaataataaaattgCACGAGAATTATTAGACTGGTTCAGGGATGTTCTCAGTCCCGATGAGTATTATTGGGCGACCTTGAACTTCAACCATCATATTGGAACACCAGGGTCGTATTACAAAGGTGAGTTTGAGTACGTTAgtttatatgtaataaattatGTCGTGTATAAATTATGGGACGCCACTGGGAACTTCTGTTGAAGTATTTGCTTCGGCATTGCGTGTGTTTACAAATGGTATAgatatgtataaaacattttcaaatatccATTAACAGTGGAAGAAACATAATGCTATTATCAGGATAAAAAGAGACAGTGGCCTACATATTGTTTAACTGCACATAGTTTTGTCTTTTAACTATTACACAGAGAATGTGTGTCCTTGTGTTCTATGTAAGACACATTTTAATTATACGAGTTCACTATTTGCATGACAGCCGTTAATCATTAGAAATGACAACCTTAAAGACAATAAGCCCATCATATCTTAGTCAGTTTTGGTGATAGATAATAATATCTGTGCAAAAATCCTAAacaagcacagaatgcaaccaaacagcacaatagcagactcggtttgactgagtctgttcattagagaaaatgaaatgtgcaacacccctcaccaTAGCAGAATTCTGTCAGTACtaaatgatcccaaaggaccggaAAATATGACAACTGAGTcgtaaaacaataaaaagttaTTATCAAAAACGGATCTGACACACTGGCCTTTTATATTcgtaatatttttatgttattaaacTAATTTGCATACTTGCAAATGATAATGGATTAacctatttttctatttattaatttACAGATTACGTGTACGGATTCTGCTCAATTTACAATTTATCCAATATATCCCAGTTTGggttaaacagtatttatttcgaaTA from Mercenaria mercenaria strain notata chromosome 2, MADL_Memer_1, whole genome shotgun sequence carries:
- the LOC123563220 gene encoding beta-1,3-galactosyl-O-glycosyl-glycoprotein beta-1,6-N-acetylglucosaminyltransferase-like, whose amino-acid sequence is MKRRFLHKESLLLLFIVCILVYISGNFFVVNGGSEGLNLFLNLREYSYNVHIPLKLPLFKRSPKRLVRDVDCVAILNGDKLEIKKANKLMKTGNKSQKLITDREYIQLTADCDSFKRTRSYDNYFSSREEVELPIAYSILLYKDVEQAERLLRAIYTPQNYFCLHVDADSKQEVHDAIQGIANCFNNVFVVSRKEYVVYAGFTRLQADINCMENLLQHGKDWEYFINLPSQEYPLKTNKEIVKILRIYNGANDIEGLTSNRMLEYRYKHRFIYRHVNNKIKPRAFISKQAKDKPPYNITVVKGSAYGIFSRKFVHFIVNNKIARELLDWFRDVLSPDEYYWATLNFNHHIGTPGSYYKGKPDDKPWLATFVKWGREGSCHGKFVRDVCVFGVGDLQALTKKHHLFANKFHINYQRYALDCMEEWHYNRTAEGDLKSLNISYYESLPFIKRDKGR